A single window of Haliotis asinina isolate JCU_RB_2024 chromosome 5, JCU_Hal_asi_v2, whole genome shotgun sequence DNA harbors:
- the LOC137283207 gene encoding uncharacterized protein — protein sequence MAVRGMVYDDLYELCRDERKLMDWLEAFGLIGDFSGKCVKCESGSMGKRKDSSRSEGYVWRCSNKKCNQKIVARRDSWFFKSHLSVSEIMKLTFYWVYQVRENFVKVQLRLGSDHTLVDWFNYCRDVCLFVMEEENEMIGGPGIEVEIDESKFGKRKFHRGRRVDGVWVFGGIEKESNRMFLEVVEKRDADTLLSVLRKWVRPGSVIHSDCWKAYSRLNEMGYEHVTVNHSKEFVNAENGACTNKIESTWRAVKASLPRYGTAKGLYDSYFVEYIVRKKYLRCSDDPFLTFLTFIRRVFDPQKPHEYFKIIETENKENDDEFNSSGDLFL from the coding sequence ATGGCTGTTAGGGGAATGGTGTATGATGATTTGTATGAGTTGTGTAGGGATGAGAGAAAGTTAATGGATTGGTTGGAAGCATTTGGTTTGATTGGAGATTTTAGTGGGAAGTGTGTGAAGTGTGAAAGTGGGAGTATGGGAAAACGCAAGGATTCGAGTCGGAGTGAGGGTTATGTGTGGCGTTGTTCTAATAAGAAATGTAACCAGAAAATTGTAGCAAGGCGTGATTCTTGGTTTTTTAAGTCTCATTTGTCCGTTAGTGAAATCATGAAATTGACATTTTATTGGGTTTATCAAGTGCGAGAGAATTTTGTTAAAGTTCAGTTGCGTTTGGGTTCTGATCACACTTTGGTTGATTGGTTCAATTATTGCAgagatgtgtgtttgtttgtgatggAGGAGGAGAATGAGATGATAGGAGGGCCAGGGATTGAAGTGGAGATTGATGAGAGTAAGTTTGGGAAACGCAAGTTTCACCGGGGAAGGCGAGTGGatggtgtgtgggtgtttgggGGTATCGAGAAAGAAAGTAATAGGATGTTTTTGGAAGTTGTGGAGAAGCGTGATGCAGATACCCTTTTGAGTGTGCTTAGAAAGTGGGTGCGACCGGGATCAGTAATTCATTCCGATTGTTGGAAGGCGTATTCAAGACTGAATGAAATGGGTTATGAGCATGTGACGGTGAATCACAGTAAGGAGTTTGTGAATGCGGAGAATGGTGCATGCACTAATAAAATTGAGAGTACATGGAGAGCGGTGAAAGCGTCCCTGCCCAGGTATGGAACAGCGAAAGGATTGTATGACAGCTATTTTGTAGAGTACATCGtgagaaagaaatatttacGTTGTTCTGATGATCCTTTTCTTACATTTCTCACGTTTATCCGCCGTGTGTTTGACCCCCAAAAACCccatgaatatttcaaaattattgaaactgaaaataaagaaaatgacgATGAATTTAATTCAAGCGGAGATTTGTTCTTATAA